The DNA window TGGACATCCTTTAAAACTTTGTTTCGCCATTCGGGATTAGTAGATAATAATTGCAATGGGATTGCCAATGATTCACTAAGACTAAATTCCTGGCCAAACTCTTTAGTTAATAAACTTTCGTAATTCAACAAAAGAGCTTGGCATTCTCCATAAATCTCTAAATCTAATGCAGGTAAGAATCTATGCTCTATTTGGTTTCTTAGGCCTATAAAAAATTAAATTTTCTCTTGCTGGAGGATTTCTATCTTTGAAGTATTCCTTAATACATTTACTTAAGTCCCATGCTTTTCTCTCCCCGTCTATGTAAATATACCTATTTGAATCTTTTTTTCTATAGAAGTACTTAATTCCCTGCTTTTCAAATATGGCATGAAATAGAGATGTCCAAGCAATATTCATCATAACAATGAAACTATACGACCGAAATTTCGTAGCTGGTTTATTATATATATCCACCGCTAACAGGGCAGCATCTCGGGATTTTGTAACCAATCCTCTTACTCTTCTTGGAAGTCTTACCATTCTTATACCTCTTG is part of the bacterium genome and encodes:
- a CDS encoding DUF3644 domain-containing protein, which gives rise to MVRLPRRVRGLVTKSRDAALLAVDIYNKPATKFRSYSFIVMMNIAWTSLFHAIFEKQGIKYFYRKKDSNRYIYIDGERKAWDLSKCIKEYFKDRNPPARENLIFYRPKKPNRA